A genome region from Sceloporus undulatus isolate JIND9_A2432 ecotype Alabama chromosome 1, SceUnd_v1.1, whole genome shotgun sequence includes the following:
- the LOC121923688 gene encoding zinc finger protein 318-like, producing the protein MHRPKSSHSAAASSRRSRRSSSPGSRGSRSRSVRSRSRSRRQRRSPSPRDRRRSRRSPSPRRARRRHSLDRHSRSPLQRSPSWRSKCSVEHNLRITVGNDGIETPQRRRLSDRLGSPVDNLSDVDRDDFAYGPVLSRYPSHPQSPEQHLFCEENPSSPFGTRHDKDYRSRNVFVYQPDCTINYNHLQDQRRETDWDGEKNLQCDRDDFLSGTQKYCKRMFSRNPSPSYLDEDFHALEIARRKREELELKKKLIREPPGNSYMFPESTKSVQPYEPLYLHRPEEAPAMPRKSILKKRAEDPSVQPRSSNSLSMDVDNFLKQFNKNVVTKSAVSKESQVPVHDWKQHSGQQHSASFEQNSDNFSMQKKHHVSALEPSDQQSNFWLPRERASQDGRGFSRIPCMMTDSASTQEERRYSFPGETEDEENFLYGSGDENDFRINFSSAAELTLTDRKGTVKQKVSSLSLPSSSVNVDISEESQSEYEKIHDMLKTIGLDIEVAEISKLAARTQERLHGKKRSRSPDRPLVVSHKSGSQERHRSRSDTHSPESSRKYSLSPPSSFPPSKDMSSVSISDCNNSKTVGQDSPLGTVEQVIPSAPIIPSAPPCLPNLFPSPASLAWYNIPHFPPFTATQLPQNYPSLTMPSPGCFAYGQHMTYAASSWPLYTQQIVPALSGIHKFLTPTMPVDFSRPNLSVTGKAPPNIKRDESVFVQIPTCAQDSKLLPQLSLAGLKGAKERVSDKKNRAFQRQKVTMEREKLKCEQEARQKQLYYLKIELNRLSRVQEEMLQKKCKEKDPLLLEVSKLQESIAKEIAELEIKASVAEKKKSELDTVAQILGINIFEKSQKLSSDNKESSDKSMSVDAKNERTLISIKS; encoded by the exons ATGCACCGGCCGAAGAGCAGCCACTCGGCCGCGGCCTCGTCCAGACGGTCCAGAAGGAGCAGCAGCCCGGGCTCCCGCGGCTCCAGGTCGAGGTCGGTGCGGAGCAGGAGCCGGAGCCGGAGGCAGAGGCGCTCTCCTTCTCCTCGGGACCGCCGCCGTTCTCGCCGCTCGCCCTCGCCTCGCCGGGCCAGAAGG AGACACTCCCTGGACCGGCACTCTCGTTCTCCACTTCAACGGTCTCCAAGTTGGCGCTCTAAATGTTCAGTGGAACACAACTTGAGGATTACTGTTGGCAATGACGGTATTGAAACACCACAGAGAAGGAGATTATCTGATAGACTTGGCTCACCAGTTGATAATCTGAGTGATGTTGACAG GGATGACTTTGCTTATGGTCCAGTACTTAGCAGATACCCTTCACATCCTCAAAGTCCTGAACAACATCTCTTTTGTGAGGAAAATCCTTCTAGTCCTTTTGGTACAAGGCATGATAAGGACTATCGCAGTAGAAATGTTTTTGTCTACCAGCCAGACTGTACCATAAACTATAATCATCTACAAGATCAACGACGAGAAACTGATTGGGATGGTGAGAAAAACCTTCAATGTGACAGAGATGATTTCTTATCAGGAACACAGAAGTACTGTAAACGAATGTTTAGTAGAAACCCAAGCCCATCATATCTGGATGAGGATTTTCATGCACTTGAAATCGctaggagaaaaagagaagagttgGAGCTAAAGAAAAAATTGATTCGAGAACCGCCTGGCAATAGCTACATGTTTCCTGAGTCAACTAAATCAGTACAGCCTTATGAACCTCTGTACCTTCATAGACCTGAGGAGGCACCAGCAATGCCAAGAAAATCTATCTTGAAGAAACGTGCGGAGGATCCTTCTGTGCAG CCTCGCAGCAGTAATTCTTTGTCCATGGATGTGGATAATTTCCTTAAACAGTTCAACAAAAATGTGGTTACAAAGTCAGCTGTTAGTAAGGAATCTCAAGTCCCTGTGCATGATTGGAAACAACACTCTGGTCAACAACATAGTGCTTCTTTTGAACAGAATTCAGATAATTTTTCAATGCAGAAAAAGCATCATGTGTCAGCGTTGGAGCCTAGTGATCAGCAGAGTAACTTCTGGCTTCCTCGTGAAAGAGCCAGCCAGGATGGGAGGGGTTTTTCACGCATTCCTTGCATGATGACAGATTCTGCAAGTACTCAAGAAGAGAGGAGGTACAGCTTCCCTGGTGAAACTGAAGATGAAGAGAACTTTCTTTATGGTAGTGGTGATGAGAATGACTTCCGTATTAACTTTTCCAGTGCTGCAGAGCTAACACTGACAGATAGGAAAGGAACTGTGAAGCAGAAAGTAAGCTCTTTGTCTCTTCCTAGTTCTTCTGTAAATGTAGACATTTCAGAAGAGTCCCAGTCAGAATATGAGAAGATTCATGACATGCTCAAAACCATAGGACTTGACATTGAAGTGGCTGAAATTAGTAAGCTCGCTGCCCGTACACAGGAACGACTCCATGGGAAAAAAAGGTCTCGTTCTCCTGATCGCCCTTTGGTGGTTTCTCATAAATCAGGATCTCAGGAGAGGCATCGAAGCAGAAGTGACACTCATTCTCCTGAGTCAAGCCGAAAatactctctctcccctcctagTTCCTTCCCGCCATCTAAAGATATGTcgtctgtttcaatatctgattgcAATAATAGCAAAACTGTAGGTCAAGATAGTCCTCTTGGCACAGTGGAACAGGTCATTCCCTCAGCGCCTATAATCCCATCAGCTCCACCTTGCCTTCCTAATTTGTTTCCTTCTCCTGCCTCACTTGCCTGGTACAATATTCCACACTTCCCACCATTCACTGCAACTCAGTTACCTCAAAACTATCCATCTCTGACAATGCCCTCTCCTGGCTGTTTTGCATATGGACAGCATATGACATATGCAGCTTCCAGTTGGCCCTTGTATACTCAGCAGATTGTTCCTGCACTTTCAGGCATACATAAATTTCTTACACCAACAATGCCAGTAGATTTTTCACGACCCAACCTCAGTGTTACAGGCAAAGCACCTCCAAATATCAAGAGAGATGAATCTGTTTTTGTGCAAATCCCTACCTGTGCTCAAGACTCCAAATTGCTCCCTCAGTTGTCTCTggctggtctcaaaggtgctaaagaaAGAGTATCTGATAAAAAAAACCGGGCTTTTCAGCGGCAAAAG GTCacaatggaaagagaaaaattgAAGTGTGAACAAGAAGCTCGGCAAAAGCAACTGTATTATCTAAAAATTGAGTTAAACAGGCTTTCAAGAGTGCAAG AGGAAATGCTTCAGAAGAAATGTAAAGAGAAAGACCCCTTGCTGTTGGAAGTGAGCAAGCTGCAAGAGAGCATTGCAAAGGAGATTGCTGAGTTGGAGATAAAGGCCAGTGTTGCAGAGAAGAAAAAATCTGAGCTTGACACAGTAGCTCAGATCTTGGGGATCAACATTTTTGAGAAATCCCAGAAACTATCTTCAGACAATAAGGAGTCCTCAGATAAGAGTATGTCAGTAGATGCAAAAAATGAGAGAACACTCATCTCAATCAAG tCATAA